In Takifugu flavidus isolate HTHZ2018 chromosome 5, ASM371156v2, whole genome shotgun sequence, the following proteins share a genomic window:
- the rilpl2 gene encoding RILP-like protein 2 isoform X1 has protein sequence MEFGEESSPALAFEKDVFELTVEDVYDISYVIGRDLLKIRCKGEEVSDLQFKIVRVLEMFESLVTKYNLSIEELKMERDNLKGELDRILAERSSGQDTQTPGPNQMVVDLTDPNRPRFTMQELKEVLQERNQLKAQLMVAQEELQLFKSGILPQAEPPLVEVDLETPESTEHNSAKISEMKEERTTIGRLFSFKRK, from the exons ATGGAGTTCGGTGAAGAGTCATCGCCCGCTTTGGCTTTTGAGAAGGACGTGTTCGAGCTGACTGTGGAAGATGTTTATGACATTTCCTATGTGATCGGGCGAGATTTGCTGAAAATCCGCTGCAAAGGTGAAGAAGTGTCTGATCTGCAGTTCAAAATAGTGCGCGTTTTGGAAATGTTCGAGTCTCTGGTCACCAAGTACAACTTGTCCATTGAGGAGCTGAAAATGGAGCGGGACAATTTAAAGGGTGAACTGGACAGAATCCTCGCGGAGAGATCTTCTGGACAGGACACG CAGACACCGGGGCCGAACCAGATGGTGGTGGACCTGACAGACCCCAACAGGCCACGCTTCACCatgcaggagctgaaggaggtccTGCAGGAGAGAAACCAGCTAAAGGCTCAGCTCATGGTggctcaggaggagctccagctgtTTAAGAG CGGGATTCTGCCACAAGCTGAGCCACCCCTGGTGGAAGTGGACCTGGAGACGCCAGAATCCACAGAGCACAATTCAGCCAAGATAAGTGagatgaaagaggagaggacCACCATTGGGAGACT ATTTTCATTCAAGCGAAAATGA
- the rilpl2 gene encoding RILP-like protein 2 isoform X2, translating to MEFGEESSPALAFEKDVFELTVEDVYDISYVIGRDLLKIRCKGEEVSDLQFKIVRVLEMFESLVTKYNLSIEELKMERDNLKGELDRILAERSSGQDTTPGPNQMVVDLTDPNRPRFTMQELKEVLQERNQLKAQLMVAQEELQLFKSGILPQAEPPLVEVDLETPESTEHNSAKISEMKEERTTIGRLFSFKRK from the exons ATGGAGTTCGGTGAAGAGTCATCGCCCGCTTTGGCTTTTGAGAAGGACGTGTTCGAGCTGACTGTGGAAGATGTTTATGACATTTCCTATGTGATCGGGCGAGATTTGCTGAAAATCCGCTGCAAAGGTGAAGAAGTGTCTGATCTGCAGTTCAAAATAGTGCGCGTTTTGGAAATGTTCGAGTCTCTGGTCACCAAGTACAACTTGTCCATTGAGGAGCTGAAAATGGAGCGGGACAATTTAAAGGGTGAACTGGACAGAATCCTCGCGGAGAGATCTTCTGGACAGGACACG ACACCGGGGCCGAACCAGATGGTGGTGGACCTGACAGACCCCAACAGGCCACGCTTCACCatgcaggagctgaaggaggtccTGCAGGAGAGAAACCAGCTAAAGGCTCAGCTCATGGTggctcaggaggagctccagctgtTTAAGAG CGGGATTCTGCCACAAGCTGAGCCACCCCTGGTGGAAGTGGACCTGGAGACGCCAGAATCCACAGAGCACAATTCAGCCAAGATAAGTGagatgaaagaggagaggacCACCATTGGGAGACT ATTTTCATTCAAGCGAAAATGA
- the LOC130525614 gene encoding RILP-like protein 1 isoform X2, which yields MSDVLIKARTDMETHVSTPLDRAATELTIMDVYDIAAVLGHEFERVIDRFGCEPLVGLVHKVVRVLELLEALVSRGGAAQEADELRRELDRLRQERSDRFRHERKHQKELESVEDVWRGEVQDLLSQISQLQAENKRLLKTPPLKEPPIHEEEPEKQEGSLEKEQQIMKTLKDLVDKQRDEIRAKDHELTSRNEDVEAMQQSRLIRVNQDLRHRVGAMEARGKVLIQQKADLEAAAQAQQQELGTLQQQVTRLRKELQGWELEREVANVLQPSPAVPEPPVAPSPETQSPAAAAESNSPIQARSVWVECGSDPSFVANCYEPNKTLYLLPNGDATAERLLNRSTGGEQEEDKDSLEEEESGKARFTLQELRDVLHERNELKAQVFVLQEELMYYKSEEAEEELNFGFRAPSPPPCTTSTDRPESGIRRLLFTAIMPMVAAGWIADDPTLLPIRRLLSSV from the exons ATGTCGgatgttttaataaaagcaaGAACAGATATGGAAACGCACGTTTCTACGCCGCTGGACAGAGCGGCGACCGAGCTGACCATTATGGACGTCTACGACATCGCTGCTGTGCTCGGACACGAGTTTGAACGAGTCATTGACAGGTTCGGCTGTGAGCCGCTGGTCGGCCTGGTGCACAAAGTTGTGAGAGTTCTGGAGTTGCTGGAGGCGCTGGTGAGCCGCGGAGGCGCCGCGCAGGAGGCGGACGAGCTGCGCAGGGAGCTGGACCGGCTGCGGCAGGAGCGGAGCGACAGATTCAGGCATGAAAGGAAGCAccaaaag GAATTAGAATCAGTGGAGGATGTGTGGAGAGGGGAAGTTCAGGACCTGCTCTCCCAAATCTCTCAGCTACAAGCGGAGAACAAGAGGCTGCTGAAGACCCCTCCTCTCAAAGAGCCCCCAATCCACGAGGAAGAGCCAGAGAAGCAGGAGG GAAGTTTAGAGAAGGAACAGCAGATTATGAAGACGCTCAAAGATTTAGTGGATAAGCAGAGGGACGAAATCCGGGCTAAGGACCACGAGCTGACCAGCAgaaatgaagatgtggaggCG ATGCAGCAGAGTCGTCTGATTAGGGTCAACCAGGACCTTCGACACAGGGTCGGAGCGATGGAGGCGCGGGGGAAAGTGCTGATCCAGCAGAAGGCCGATCTGGAAGCTGCAGCTCAAGCGCAGCAGCAGGAACTGGggacgctgcagcagcaggtgaccagacTGAGAAAGGAGCTCCAGGGGTGGGAACTGGAGAGAGAGGTCGCCAATGTTCTGCAGCCCTCTCCCGCCGTACCTGAACCACCAGTGGCTCCATCACCTGAGACGCAg tccccagcagcagcagcagaatctaACTCACCAATCCAAGCACGCTCAGTGTGGGTGGAGTGTGGCTCCGATCCCAGCTTTGTGGCTAACTGCTATGAGCCCAACAAAACTCTTTATCTGTTACCCAACGGAGACGCCACAGCAGAACGGCTTCTG AACAGGTCGactggaggggagcaggaggaggataaaGACAgcctagaggaggaggagtccgGCAAAGCCCGCTtcaccctgcaggagctgcgggATGTCCTGCATGAGAGGAACGAGCTCAAGGCTCAAGTGTTTGTGCTCCAGGAAGAGCTGATGTATTACAAAAG CGAGGAGGCCGAAGAGGAGCTCAACTTTGGTTTCCGTGccccctctcctccgccgtGCACCACGTCTACCGACCGCCCCGAATCAGGAATCAGACGCTT GCTCTTCACCGCCATAATGCCGATGGTGGCAGCTGGTTGGATCGCTGATGATCCCACGTTGTTGCCGATCAGGAGACTTCTTTCATCTGTATGA
- the LOC130525614 gene encoding RILP-like protein 1 isoform X1, translating to MSDVLIKARTDMETHVSTPLDRAATELTIMDVYDIAAVLGHEFERVIDRFGCEPLVGLVHKVVRVLELLEALVSRGGAAQEADELRRELDRLRQERSDRFRHERKHQKELESVEDVWRGEVQDLLSQISQLQAENKRLLKTPPLKEPPIHEEEPEKQEGSLEKEQQIMKTLKDLVDKQRDEIRAKDHELTSRNEDVEALQMQQSRLIRVNQDLRHRVGAMEARGKVLIQQKADLEAAAQAQQQELGTLQQQVTRLRKELQGWELEREVANVLQPSPAVPEPPVAPSPETQSPAAAAESNSPIQARSVWVECGSDPSFVANCYEPNKTLYLLPNGDATAERLLNRSTGGEQEEDKDSLEEEESGKARFTLQELRDVLHERNELKAQVFVLQEELMYYKSEEAEEELNFGFRAPSPPPCTTSTDRPESGIRRLLFTAIMPMVAAGWIADDPTLLPIRRLLSSV from the exons ATGTCGgatgttttaataaaagcaaGAACAGATATGGAAACGCACGTTTCTACGCCGCTGGACAGAGCGGCGACCGAGCTGACCATTATGGACGTCTACGACATCGCTGCTGTGCTCGGACACGAGTTTGAACGAGTCATTGACAGGTTCGGCTGTGAGCCGCTGGTCGGCCTGGTGCACAAAGTTGTGAGAGTTCTGGAGTTGCTGGAGGCGCTGGTGAGCCGCGGAGGCGCCGCGCAGGAGGCGGACGAGCTGCGCAGGGAGCTGGACCGGCTGCGGCAGGAGCGGAGCGACAGATTCAGGCATGAAAGGAAGCAccaaaag GAATTAGAATCAGTGGAGGATGTGTGGAGAGGGGAAGTTCAGGACCTGCTCTCCCAAATCTCTCAGCTACAAGCGGAGAACAAGAGGCTGCTGAAGACCCCTCCTCTCAAAGAGCCCCCAATCCACGAGGAAGAGCCAGAGAAGCAGGAGG GAAGTTTAGAGAAGGAACAGCAGATTATGAAGACGCTCAAAGATTTAGTGGATAAGCAGAGGGACGAAATCCGGGCTAAGGACCACGAGCTGACCAGCAgaaatgaagatgtggaggCG CTCCAGATGCAGCAGAGTCGTCTGATTAGGGTCAACCAGGACCTTCGACACAGGGTCGGAGCGATGGAGGCGCGGGGGAAAGTGCTGATCCAGCAGAAGGCCGATCTGGAAGCTGCAGCTCAAGCGCAGCAGCAGGAACTGGggacgctgcagcagcaggtgaccagacTGAGAAAGGAGCTCCAGGGGTGGGAACTGGAGAGAGAGGTCGCCAATGTTCTGCAGCCCTCTCCCGCCGTACCTGAACCACCAGTGGCTCCATCACCTGAGACGCAg tccccagcagcagcagcagaatctaACTCACCAATCCAAGCACGCTCAGTGTGGGTGGAGTGTGGCTCCGATCCCAGCTTTGTGGCTAACTGCTATGAGCCCAACAAAACTCTTTATCTGTTACCCAACGGAGACGCCACAGCAGAACGGCTTCTG AACAGGTCGactggaggggagcaggaggaggataaaGACAgcctagaggaggaggagtccgGCAAAGCCCGCTtcaccctgcaggagctgcgggATGTCCTGCATGAGAGGAACGAGCTCAAGGCTCAAGTGTTTGTGCTCCAGGAAGAGCTGATGTATTACAAAAG CGAGGAGGCCGAAGAGGAGCTCAACTTTGGTTTCCGTGccccctctcctccgccgtGCACCACGTCTACCGACCGCCCCGAATCAGGAATCAGACGCTT GCTCTTCACCGCCATAATGCCGATGGTGGCAGCTGGTTGGATCGCTGATGATCCCACGTTGTTGCCGATCAGGAGACTTCTTTCATCTGTATGA
- the hip1rb gene encoding huntingtin interacting protein 1 related b encodes MNSIKQVPTRVRSRRVEANLGAEREHFEKQQLSSISKAINSTETPVKEKHARRIILGTHREKGAHTFWSYALGLPLASSSVLSWKFCHVVHKVLRDGHANVLQDCMRHHSSIVEVGKLWGNLHDRYGQLVGLYTKLLCTKMEFHTKHRQIPPNLEVTDEVLERTAGTDINNVFQLTVEVFDYMDAELKLADTVIRQLNSSIAITSLTSGQCRLAPLIQVIQDSSHLYHFTVKLLFKLHACLPADTLQGHRERFHEQFRSLKTFFNKARDMLYFKRLIQIPKLPDAPPNFLHAAALAKHVKPVVVIPDEDEPEQQDDDDDDPEPLIEISDASTSSVQTQPQQMDIFDQTFGPPNGGFDDRDLQIESLKRDLELLRAELERIKAEAQRYVTQLKSQINSLEAELEEQRAQKQRALVENEQLRMELEALHRRNVDHESVQMSYIEAEKRSQATEQRYNKLKEKHTELVASHAELLRKSADTVRMLSATQQTQDEVERTKQQLSFEIDRVKQESDMKLEEQKFEMEKLRRELEEKMAEVTRIKANLQSSEKVSEQASSSMTALQAEKERLMRSVSEKEAELSSLRQATQVQQSSLQQEREKNTRELGELQGKLKDKASQEEQLKQKLLDEQFALLQGTITEAEDIIQDAVAKLDDPLHVRCTSSPDYLISRAEATLSSIDKVKKGHADYLRNMGEAGGLLRALTQFSHLAADTIINGSATAHMAPTDHADRLTENCRGCATQSLQYLKDLKTKTTLQRADPASIRIVVQKILHLGQELRPKGMDVRQEELGDLVDKEMAATSAAIEEAVRRIDEMMNQARKDTTGIKLEVNERILNSCTDLMKAIRMLIIASTDLQKEIVEGGRGAATIKEFYAKNSRWTEGLISAAKAVGWGATEMVESADKVVLHTGKYEELIVCSHEIAASTAQLVAASKVKADRHSKKLSVLQHASRNVNEMAANVVGSTRTGQENLEEKDTMDFSGLSLIKLRREEMESQVKVLELENHLENERLRLGELRKKHYELAGVPLEQISEGNGDAPSADPATMSPKSRKPALMKKPALAQKPSIAAKTIFK; translated from the exons ATGAACAGCATTAAACAGGTGCCCACTCGGGTGAGAAGCCGCCGGGTTGAAGCCAACCTCGGGGCGGAGAGGGAACATTTTGAAAAACAGCAG ctgagcagcatcagTAAAGCCATCAACTCTACCGAGACGCCTGTGAAGGAGAAACATGCTCGAC GAATCATCCTGGGGACTCATAGGGAGAAAGGAGCTCACACCTTTTGGTCCTACGCTCTGGGTCTCCCTCTGGCCAGCAGCTCCGTTCTCAGCTGGAAGTTCTGCCACGTGGTACACAAAGTCCTGCGGGATGGACATGCAAAT GTTCTACAAGACTGCATGAGACACCACAGTTCTATTGTTGAAGTGGGGAAACTCTGG GGCAACCTCCATGACAGGTATGGACAGCTGGTGGGTCTCTACACCAAGCTGCTCTGTACAAAGATGGAGTTTCACACAAAG CACCGACAAATCCCACCAAACCTGGAGGTAACAGATGAAGTCCTGGAACGCACTGCAGGAACTGACATCAATAATGT gttcCAGCTCACCGTGGAGGTGTTCGATTACATGgatgcagagctgaagctggCCGACACAG TGATTCGCCAGCTCAACAGCTCCATCGCCATCACCTCGCTCACATCAGGCCAGTGTCGGCTCGCACCGCTCATCCAAGTCATTCAGGACAGCAGTCACCTCTATCACTTCACTGTCAAGCTCCTCTTCAAGCTGCATGCCT GTCTGCCTGCTGACACTTTACAAGGACATCGTGAACGTTTCCACGAGCAGTTCCGCAG CCTCAAGACTTTCTTCAATAAAGCCAGAGATATGCTGTACTTCAAGAGACTGATCCAGATCCCCAAATTACCTGAT GCCCCACCTAATTTTCTGCATGCAGCTGCACTTGCGAAACACGTGAAGCCAGTGGTGGTCATCCCCGATGAGGATGAACCGGAGCAACAggacgatgatgacgacgaccCGGAGCCGCTCATCGAGATTAGCGACGCCTCGACATCCAGTGTCCAGACACAGCCACAA CAAATGGATATATTTGATCAGACATTCGGACCCCCAAATGGAGGATTTGACGACAG GGATCTTCAGATAGAGAGTCTGAAGCGGGACCTTGAACTCttgagagcagagctggagagaaTCAAAGCAGAG GCTCAGCGATACGTCACGCAACTGAAGTCCCAAATCAACAGTTTGGAGGCAGAATTAGAGGAACAGCGTGCACAAAAACAACGTGCGCTTGTGGAAAATGAACAGCTGCGTATGGAGCTGGAAGCTTTGCACCGGCGTAATGTCGATCATGAGAGCGTGCAGATGTCCTACATCGAAGCAGAAA AAAGATCACAGGCCACCGAGCAGCGGTACAATAAACTAAAGGAGAAGCACACGGAGCTGGTGGCCAGCCATGCTGAACTACTTCGTAAG AGTGCGGACACTGTGAGGATGCTCTCAGCCACGCAGCAGACTCAGGATGAGGTGGAGAGGaccaaacagcagctgtcattTGAGATTGATCGTGTAAAGCAGGAATCTGATATGAAG cTGGAGGAGCAAAAGTTTGAAATGGAGAAACTGagaagagagctggaggagaagatggctGAAGTGACAAGGATCAAGGCAAACCTGCAGAGCAGCGAGAAG GTGTCGGAGCAGGCGAGCAGCTCAATGACAGCTCTGCAGGCAGAGAAGGAGCGACTCATGCGATCTGTGAGCGAGAAGGAAGCGGAGCTGTCGTCTCTGCGGCAGGCAACGCAAGTGCAGCAGTCATCACTCCAGCAGGAGCGAGAGAAAAACACCAGGGAGCTTGGAGAGCTTCAGGGCAAGCTGAAGGACAAG GCcagtcaggaggagcagctcaaacAGAAGCTCCTGGACGAGCAGTTTGCGCTGCTGCAGGGCACTATTACAGAAGCTGAGGACATCATCCAAGATGCTGTCGCCAAGTTGGACGATCCCCTGCATGTACGCTGCACCAGTTCTCCAG ATTACCTCATCAGTCGGGCAGAGGCCACACTGAGCTCCATAgacaaagtgaaaaaaggcCATGCAGATTATCTGAGGAATATGGGGG AGGCTGGAGGGCTGCTGAGGGCACTGACTCAGTTCTCCCACTTGGCTGCGGACACAATAATCAATGGCAGCGCCACTGCACACATGGCACCCACTGACCATGCGGACC GTCTGACAGAGAACTGCAGAGGTTGTGCCACCCAGAGTCTGCAGTATCTAAAGGACCTAAAGACCAAGACCACCCTTCAGAGGGCAGACCCAGCCTCCATACGCATAGTCGTTCAGAAGATCCTTCACTTGGGCCAG GAGCTCAGGCCCAAAGGCATGGACGTTCGTCAGGAAGAACTGGGAGATTTGGTGGATAAAGAAATGGCCGCAACCTCGGCAGCTATCGAGGAGGCCGTCCGCAGAATTGAT gAAATGATGAATCAGGCGCGAAAAGATACAACAGGAATAAAACTGGAGGTGAATGAAAG GATTCTCAACAGCTGCACAGACTTGATGAAG gcTATCCGTATGTTGATTATCGCCTCCACAGACTTGCAAAAGGAGATTGTGGAGGGTGGCAGG GGTGCAGCAACCATTAAGGAGTTCTACGCCAAGAATTCTCGCTGGACTGAGGGACTCATCTCTGCTGCCAAGGCTGTAGGATGGGGAGCCACAGAGATGGT GGAGTCTGCTGATAAGGTGGTGCTCCACACGGGCAAATATGAGGAATTGATTGTTTGCTCCCATGAGATCGCTGCTAGCACAGCTCAGCTTGTTGCTGCCTCAAAG GTTAAAGCTGACCGTCACAGTAAGAAGCTCTCAGTCCTCCAGCACGCTTCACGCAATGTGAACGAAATGGCAGCTAACGTGGTGGGTTCCACCAGGACTGgccaggagaacctggaggaaaAAG ATACCATGGACTTTTCTGGGCTGTCTCTCATCAAGTTGAGGAGGGAAGAGATGGAGTCACAG GTGAAGGTGCTGGAATTAGAAAATCACTTGGAAAACGAGCGTCTGCGTTTAGGCGAGCTGAGGAAAAAGCATTACGAGTTGGCCGGAGTTCCCCTGGAGCAGATTTCCGAAGGAAACGGTGACGCACCTTCGGCTGATCCTGCAACCATGTCACCGAAATCCAGAAAGCCTGCGCTCATGAAGAAACCTGCACTGGCCCAGAAACCCAGCATAGCAGCAAAAACAATA TTTAAGTGA
- the LOC130525628 gene encoding hydroxycarboxylic acid receptor 2-like — translation MGLFLSSAANMHDTKCHFNGTLLINVLPSLLGVEFVLGSLANGLALWIFCCHLKPWKSSTVLIFNLAVADFLLITVLPLRASYYYARLTWRFGEAMCNICLFMLAMNRTGSTVFLMAIAGDRYMRVVHPHHPINSLSVPKAACAALGLWLITIAMTAHVFSLEHANTTYCESFMVDTEPHHNLSWHKFVFLFSFLVPLVMILYCTVCIVSKLRRGQLGQHAKIKKALWLLMVVVVLFTICFFPSNLMQVLIWIKTHKYADLPVSEFCPALEGVTNGFFLSISLTYFNSVLDPIIYYFSSPAIQNLFRKTFHLPQTDTAESTERRTRETGSLSLSQL, via the coding sequence ATGGGGTTATTTCTCTCATCTGCAGCCAACATGCACGACACAAAGTGCCATTTCAACGGCACCCTCCTGATCAATGTGCTGCCTTCACTTTTGGGAGTGGAGTTCGTTTTGGGAAGTCTTGCGAACGGTTTGGCGCTCTGGAtcttctgctgccacctgaAGCCCTGGAAGAGCAGCACGGTGCTGATCTTTAACCTGGCGGTGGCCGACTTCCTGCTCATCACCGTGCTGCCTCTCCGCGCCAGCTACTACTACGCCAGGCTGACATGGAGGTTCGGAGAAGCGATGTGTAACATTTGTCTCTTCATGCTGGCGATGAACCGCACCGGGAGCACCGTCTTCTTGATGGCCATCGCCGGCGACAGGTACATGCGCGTGGTGCACCCTCATCACCCCATCAACTCTCTGAGCGTCCCCAAGGCCGCGTGCGCGGCGCTGGGACTCTGGCTGATTACCATTGCAATGACAGCTCACGTGTTCTCTCTGGAACACGCCAACACAACCTACTGCGAGAGCTTCATGGTGGACACCGAACCGCACCATAACCTGTCCTGGCACAAGTTCgtatttctcttttccttcctcgtTCCCCTGGTCATGATTCTTTACTGCACCGTGTGCATCGTCAGCAAGTTGAGGAGGGGGCAGTTGGGTCAGCACGCAAAGATCAAGAAAGCCCTGTGGCTcctcatggtggtggtggtgctcttCACCATCTGCTTCTTCCCGAGCAACTTGATGCAGGTGCTGATCTGGATCAAGACCCACAAATATGCCGACCTGCCCGTGTCGGAGTTCTGTCCTGCCCTGGAAGGTGTGACCAACGGatttttcctctccatcagTCTGACCTATTTCAACAGCGTCCTGGATCCCATCATCTACTACTTCTCCAGCCCCGCCATCCAAAACCTCTTCCGTAAAACCTTTCACCTGCCCCAGACCGACACTGCTGAAAGCACCGAGAGGAGAACCCGTGAAACAGGCTCCCTGTCTCTCAGCCAGCTGTGA